A section of the Flavobacterium sp. CG_23.5 genome encodes:
- a CDS encoding glycosyltransferase, producing the protein MEQPEEFGTNKKYNIVILTASHPYKVSGIVAFDLMQCLNQSGCNVKIVTSSRLEKKYENTITITGTLLGIYQRLKNRLKPKVQNEHLFDSNYYMDGIDEKKSTFKAKKILKKISFKPDAFIYLFPQFFLSTSDLHYLNKKTNAPILWYMMDMAPITGGCHYAWDCLGYTKECGHCPGIYSNNSKDKTNLNWLNKFDFIEKSNIIPIAASQWQFDQLKRSSLFINKPHYKIHLPINNDLFKPGNKSEARNQLGLPQDKQLIFFGAVSVKEIRKGYKELIESLIILKNQISEEQIKDIHLIIAGRNNEEMIKDLPFSHTFLGFLNYSNLALAFQAANVFVCPSIEDSGPMMINQSIMCGTPVASFEMGVAIDLVHNGVTGHRAKLRDCNDLASGLKNILEMKTAEKERMSLNCIELSQKILQPNIIAEKFREILSKNTY; encoded by the coding sequence ATGGAACAGCCAGAGGAATTTGGGACAAATAAAAAATATAATATTGTAATTTTAACGGCATCCCATCCATACAAAGTGTCTGGAATAGTTGCATTTGATTTGATGCAATGTTTAAATCAAAGCGGGTGTAATGTGAAGATAGTCACAAGTTCAAGACTTGAAAAGAAATATGAAAACACAATAACAATCACAGGTACTCTTTTAGGCATTTATCAAAGGTTGAAAAATAGGTTAAAACCTAAAGTTCAAAACGAACATTTATTTGATTCAAATTATTACATGGATGGTATAGATGAAAAAAAATCGACATTTAAAGCAAAAAAAATACTTAAAAAAATTAGTTTTAAACCAGATGCATTTATTTATCTTTTTCCTCAATTTTTTCTGAGTACAAGTGATTTGCATTATTTAAATAAAAAAACCAATGCCCCAATATTGTGGTACATGATGGATATGGCACCAATCACGGGGGGCTGTCATTATGCATGGGATTGTTTGGGTTACACCAAAGAATGTGGACATTGTCCAGGAATATATTCTAACAATAGTAAAGATAAAACAAATCTTAATTGGTTAAATAAATTTGATTTCATTGAAAAATCAAATATTATTCCAATAGCGGCTTCTCAATGGCAATTTGATCAATTAAAGAGAAGTAGTTTATTCATAAATAAACCGCATTATAAAATTCATTTGCCAATAAATAATGACTTATTTAAACCGGGGAATAAATCAGAAGCAAGAAATCAACTGGGTTTACCGCAAGACAAGCAATTGATTTTTTTTGGAGCAGTTAGTGTTAAGGAAATTAGAAAGGGATATAAAGAATTAATAGAGTCATTAATAATATTAAAGAATCAAATTTCAGAGGAACAAATAAAAGACATACACTTAATTATAGCTGGTAGAAATAACGAGGAGATGATTAAAGATTTGCCTTTTAGCCATACCTTTTTAGGGTTTCTTAATTATTCTAATTTAGCTTTGGCATTTCAAGCAGCAAATGTATTTGTTTGCCCGTCGATTGAAGATTCCGGTCCTATGATGATTAATCAATCTATTATGTGTGGAACTCCAGTAGCGTCATTTGAAATGGGAGTTGCGATAGATTTAGTCCATAATGGAGTTACAGGACATAGGGCTAAATTAAGAGATTGCAATGACTTAGCATCAGGTTTAAAAAATATTCTTGAAATGAAAACGGCAGAAAAGGAAAGAATGAGTTTGAACTGTATTGAGTTAAGTCAAAAAATACTTCAACCGAATATAATAGCCGAAAAATTTAGAGAAATTTTATCCAAAAACACGTACTAA
- the rffA gene encoding dTDP-4-amino-4,6-dideoxygalactose transaminase: MIPFNKPYLTGKEMHYIYQAVYSGKISGNGMFTKKCQSYFENRYGFKKVLLTTSCTDALEMCAILANIEPGDEVIVPSYTFVSTALAFVRQGAKIIFADSRTDHPGIDEDKLEALITSKTKVIVPVHYAGVACDMDKIMEVANKYNLTVIEDAAQAVESFYKGRALGSIGHMAAFSFHETKNINSGEGGLIAINDDRFINRSEIIWEKGTNRSEFFRGEVDKYGWVDTGSSFLPSEIISAYLWAQLENLEDIQNKRVEIWEYYYNGLKDWAKKHQVEMPFIPEYATNNGHMFYLVCKTGEQRNLLISHLKENNILAVFHYLSLHKSSFHKSNSINQISELPNSDEFTERLVRLPLFYELTIDQLDYIIETILKVQFD; encoded by the coding sequence ATGATACCATTTAACAAGCCTTACTTAACAGGTAAGGAAATGCATTACATCTATCAGGCCGTATATTCTGGTAAAATTTCCGGTAATGGAATGTTTACTAAAAAATGTCAGAGTTATTTTGAAAATCGATACGGATTTAAAAAAGTACTTTTAACTACTTCATGTACGGATGCGTTAGAGATGTGTGCGATACTTGCTAATATTGAGCCAGGAGATGAAGTCATTGTGCCTTCTTACACTTTTGTTTCAACAGCATTAGCATTTGTGAGACAAGGGGCAAAAATAATTTTCGCCGATAGCAGAACTGATCATCCGGGAATTGATGAAGATAAACTTGAAGCCTTAATTACATCTAAAACAAAAGTAATTGTACCAGTACATTATGCTGGTGTTGCTTGTGATATGGATAAAATAATGGAGGTGGCAAATAAATACAATTTAACTGTCATAGAAGATGCAGCTCAGGCAGTTGAGTCCTTTTACAAAGGACGTGCTCTGGGAAGTATTGGTCATATGGCTGCTTTCTCTTTTCATGAAACAAAGAATATTAATTCCGGTGAAGGTGGACTGATTGCAATAAATGATGATCGTTTTATAAACCGTTCTGAAATAATTTGGGAAAAAGGGACCAATAGATCCGAGTTTTTTAGAGGTGAAGTTGACAAATATGGCTGGGTAGATACTGGCTCTTCTTTTCTTCCCTCAGAAATAATCTCAGCTTATTTATGGGCACAATTGGAAAATCTTGAAGATATTCAAAATAAGAGAGTCGAAATTTGGGAATATTATTATAATGGTTTAAAAGATTGGGCGAAAAAGCATCAAGTTGAAATGCCATTTATTCCAGAATATGCCACTAACAATGGACACATGTTTTATCTTGTATGTAAAACTGGAGAACAACGTAATTTGCTAATTAGTCATTTAAAGGAAAATAATATTTTGGCAGTTTTTCATTATTTAAGTTTACACAAATCTAGTTTTCATAAAAGCAATAGCATTAATCAAATTTCTGAATTGCCTAACTCAGATGAGTTCACGGAAAGGTTGGTTAGATTGCCTTTGTTTTATGAACTAACAATAGATCAATTAGATTATATTATTGAAACCATATTGAAAGTTCAATTTGATTAG
- a CDS encoding GNAT family N-acetyltransferase, whose amino-acid sequence MIIEKLNWDTEFFGIKVGRIILAETDNFDPVSCEQQVKEDEFELVYIISLKKILNIENKEQLKLNLMDVQITMSKKFNPNEYSNIPYEFRTELSETELQECYRIAEQTATVSRFYKEPLIGPEKTKELYRKWIDNALDQSFSDGLFVERTKNTIVGVHIIKTNNTNKLGLFTLTGVDENIKRMGLGSKLWNQSFGYWSNTCELECINSPFSLQNMESFNFHLKMGFNKLEEIKYIYHYSNKL is encoded by the coding sequence ATGATAATAGAAAAATTAAATTGGGATACCGAGTTTTTTGGAATAAAAGTGGGTCGTATAATCCTTGCTGAAACTGATAACTTTGATCCGGTTTCTTGTGAACAACAAGTAAAAGAAGATGAATTTGAATTAGTTTATATTATAAGTCTTAAGAAAATACTTAATATAGAAAATAAAGAACAGTTGAAACTTAATTTAATGGATGTGCAGATTACTATGTCCAAAAAATTTAATCCTAATGAATATTCAAATATACCTTATGAATTTCGAACTGAATTATCTGAAACTGAATTACAAGAATGTTATCGTATAGCAGAACAAACTGCCACTGTTTCAAGATTTTATAAAGAACCGTTGATTGGACCAGAAAAAACGAAAGAGCTTTATAGAAAATGGATAGACAATGCTCTTGATCAATCTTTTTCAGATGGCTTATTTGTAGAACGGACCAAAAACACTATAGTCGGGGTTCATATTATAAAAACAAACAATACTAATAAGTTAGGGTTGTTTACATTAACAGGAGTTGACGAAAATATTAAACGAATGGGATTGGGAAGTAAATTATGGAATCAATCATTTGGTTATTGGTCAAATACATGTGAATTGGAGTGTATTAACAGTCCTTTCTCACTTCAAAACATGGAATCGTTTAATTTTCATTTAAAAATGGGATTTAATAAACTCGAAGAAATAAAATATATTTACCACTATAGTAATAAATTATGA